In the Ricinus communis isolate WT05 ecotype wild-type chromosome 3, ASM1957865v1, whole genome shotgun sequence genome, ataatatagaaagGAAGGAAAAACCTGAGGGAAAGAAGAGCTCTGAGCCCAGATGCTACCGTCATGGCCAACAATGGAAGCAGCAGTAAGATGCTGGCCTTGTCCGTCAATGTCGCACATCAAGTGCTCATCTACGTAAGTTTGCCAAGACATTttcaattacttttttttgttttttctaatTTGCTTACTCTATTCACTTTTAGTTTGTGATATATGACTTTGTTTTTTCTGTTTATGCgtagtaaatatttttgttgtgagttttaatttgtttggaataaagagagagaggggggtattaatgtaataaacgAAGGGCGATGATTGCGGTGAGAGAAGTTTGAAAAACAAAAGTGAACGAAGATGATTTATCGGATCCACTTCTAGTTTATTGATGGATTCTGGACCGTccattgtttttttttttttttccttttgtggctttattcaattctttttacCATTCAGTTTCTCCTGTTTCTTAGCCTTCATTTTTCCCGCATTTTTGTTTCTGTTGTGGTCTACCGCTTTTTGCCCCCCTTCGTCCTTTgaccaaattaattttaactacccaatcaagaaaacaaaaaaagaagaagaagaaagttaACTACCACGACGTCGTTTCGGTTATTAAGCATCATCTTTCCAAGAAATAATAAGATGGGCTCCCACTGGTCAACttaattgatatattagtGCTTCTGAAATtgacacttttttttttttttatcagctTCAAATGTAAGGTATAAAGCCTCAGTTGCTCTTCTTAAGGATGGATAATACGTAGTTTTCAtgctattattattctttaattgttattttaaggATTTTATCTTAGCATTGACAGATCACGGAGACATATAAGATCAGCAGACTAATAATAATCCCTATGGATTACCCAATTTCTCTATCTTAAAACTTCTGGGACATGAGACTGGCACAAAAAGTTGATTTGCATGAACCCAAATTCAGGGTTTCATTCTGAATTTGATCAAACATCATGCCCGCGAAAGAGAAGAAAttgaaccaaaaaaaaaaaaaagatttacgGAAAGAATCTCCAAAAAGGAATAAGCTCCTCATTTGTCCTCCAACGAATAACTTATACAACACAACAATCCTTCAGAAcactaaagaaaaataaatgttagGGTTTAGGGAGTCACGATCTTGTCATAAACCTCTTGTACAGTCTAATGAATAAATCAAATACTTTGCTCTCTGTGTTAGGTACATCATCTGAATAACTAACGAGGAAGTTGAAGTGAACAGTGAATCTTATGACCCAGAAACGGGTGGATAGACCTGCATAGCTGCTAATCACTTAATCGGTATGCTCTCCCTCTGAACGCACCAGTAGAATTTGGTGCATTTCTATCAGGTTGCCCGTGGTTGTTTGTTGGGGCTGGAGCTCCTATTCTATACCTTGCGACCAGCTTGTGTCTACAAAGAGTTGAGGAAATTGCACAAACATGAAAACTAAACAGTTACAATTCTAGACAGGCATCAATTAACTTGAAGATGAACTAAATGAAATAGTTAAATGACAGCAATGCAGAAATATGCCATAATAGGCCTAGCTTTTACTGTTCGAAAATATTATAAGAAGATGCATGCATCATGTTTCTATTTAGATCAATGCGCCAAGAGCTAATCAAAACTCAACATTTAGACTTAGTACTTGCACTGACTCCTAATGCAACAGGACAACTGCACAGGAGCCAGGAAAATTTAATCAAGAGACTGGGACATGCATAGAAGATATGGTTTCACATAAAACATGCGTGCTAAATACTAAAGAAAACAGACAGATTTATTGTTCCCAATTGGGAACCAAGTAATTTAAGGATACACCCATCTTGGAGTCTTCAGTAAGATCTTCCCAGTTGCAAGTGGATGTAACACAGTCAAAAAGTAATACAGATGCCCTGCGATGATTCCCAACAGATCTGGCATAAGAGGTGAACCGAAAATGACATCTAAAGCAAGCATTGTCCATGGTAGATAAAATGCCTGagaacaaaagaataaaaaggcTATACATGTCAGCTATGACGGACCTAAACCTAAATGTCCAGAGAAGCAGAAAagagagaaggaaaaaaaaaaaaaaaccaacaGAATTTGCAACTAAATCAACTCAAGCATACCTTAAGAGTCACAAGGCCATATATGCTGATCTGGGCATTTGGGAATTCTCTACTCCAGACATAGAGAAGCATGAATACAAGTGATGTTCCCAAGAAAGGGGTCCAAAAAAAAGGGATGGCAGATAGTATCTAAAATACAAGAAAGTAACAATAATGGATCAGTTCATTCTCAAATCTCTCCAGCTTACATGAGCTTGGGTCTGTCCCACAGTTAATCTGTGTAACATCATTCTTCCCAGCATTTTCTAGTGAAAAAACACAAACAATAAAATCTGAATCGATgagtaaaataattacataccAACATTGACAGGGCTCCAAAGATCACCATCCACAAAAAATCTGCTGTACGCCTATCAAATGGTCCCTTCTCAAGTTGAACACCATATCTTGCTCTGTACAATTGCAGAAATTAATCTAGCAGTGGTTGATGCTTGGAAAAAAGTAGTTGTAGATGCATATGCAGTCAACTCCAAAGTTCTCAAATGGAAAAAAATGTGGGAGTCATCTAATgatatcaaatcatacttgtgTACTAGAAGTCTAGAACTTACATCATTAAGAGACGAATTCCAAAATTGATGGAGAATTTtcccaagaaaaagaagtttgtaAAAAGCCTCCATACCTACAAATGCATATTAAGTTACTGTATATTTCCCCGAGACTGAATTGAACAGAAAAACAGAAGTATTGAATATGagatttcaaatttgaaatcAGCAAATAAAACTTCGAAACTAAATTGCTCATCATATGTGTTTCTGTCCTCGTTTAAGTGTGAATCCAAGAGCATGTTTACAAGGTCATCTGATAAATCACAAGAAGGCCAGCAAGAAGTACACAGTTCCATTCAGCAGAATTTAGAATGATGACTTGTTCCCTAGTgtctttatgatattttttttcaatgtGATTCAACTTACAGAAACCATTAAAAACCCTAGGTTTGTAGCTCCAAAACAAAAGTGTATACAAGCACCCAAATGATCAAGGCCAATCTGGTTTAGTTCTTAAGGCTTTCAAACAGCATTCCCAGGTTATACTTTCCATCATGTATGCCAACTGTAACTACACTTCAGTTCTATGAACAATCACTTATACTTGTGAATGTCCAACAACGTGCATCAAGAAACAAATCAGTGATACATTTACCTATGAAAACTAAGATACTTATTGACAAGTCTACACATCAATATGTTAAAACAAGGATTGCGTTGAATTGCAGTCATCCATATACTTTTTTAAGGACAAAGATGACACTTACGAATAACATCAacgaatttatttaattataaaaaatggaaataattaCATACCTGAAAACGTGAGAATACGAGTTGATATATCAATGCAATATGCACTAAATCAAATACACCGAGCTGATACGCCGCAGTGAAAAACAAGCACAAAGTCCCATAAGCCTTGGTTATAGGTGGAAGAGAGTTATAATATCTGAAACAAAATTGAAACGCAACGACAACAATGCTGATAAATAGAATCTCATGGTGCAAAACCACTccaagaatttatttaaatttgcatAATTTGCTTCCTCGCATCTCAATCACACCTTTGActaattatgataattataatCTTTACTCAGATTTCTAGAAACAGCTAATGAAAACTTAGTAAGGCAAACACATAACACACAACAATAACAGAATAACAAATTGAATAACAACGtcaaagaatttgaaaaaagattaattactTACTCAGCAGGTGAAGACATTGAGATtggtgaaaaagaaaactcagTTGTAAAAAGGTACGCGTTTTCTCAAGAATACGATGGTTTTGGATTTATGAATAATCTCTACCGCCGCTTTAACTTGAATATtctgaatttttaattaaagggATTGGTACTCGGTACGATCCAGAagcttcttctttcttccttaAGGTTTAAGAGTTTGTTGATATGTTTTTTAATGGTTTTTGATCCAATTGGGCAGAATGGGAACCATAATCTAGGGATTTAATTTGCATCCAATTTTCTGATTTCATTTTGTTAGGGCCTAAGGGTGGACCTTAGCCCATTACTTCTATGGCTTCTTTGATTCTGATACCCAATTCCGATcgatttttatattctttttattaattgataaaaaataattttaattataaaaacgaggattttaattatatttgtaataatatGTTAGAATAGGAAAATCATGGTTTATGGAATTTAGGACTAAGAATGTaactttataaaaagaaataggtTCCAATctaatatgataatttatgaaaaggtGATAATTTTAAGGTAGAATTGTAGAATTGTAGAGAGTTGAAATTGAAGACATAATTAGGCATATGGATTAGGTGATATCTTGTGATGGCAGCTGGTGAGGGTATAGAGTAAAAGCTGGAGGTGGGACGGATGTTGGCGACAGTGGGTTTGGTTGATGAGTGTTTTTTGTGGCTAATCGTTGCAGCGATGGAGGTTGGACATACTGCCAGCGAAGATTCCACATCGTCGAGGGCCGATTTGCAACAATTTTGTTCTGTCTAAAGTACTTTCAAGTCAGTAGTGCGCATATGCATATGCATATACAAGCCTGATGGTTTTGCCCTTGATTGGAGCTGCGGTGGCTGTGTTAGCATCGGTGACAAGCTTGAGGAAGCCGCCACATTCTTCTAAGAGGTAGGCAGAGGAGAGCAGTAATTTCTCTTTGATTGTAGGCCTATGCGCTGTTTATGTGTTGGGCAATAAACTTGTTTCTTTAGGTTGTATGTTCAACCTAGTTTACAAACATAGGAGCCATGGGCTCTCGGGTGAAAATCCATGTCTAAGCATAGGGATGAAGCTTGCAAAGTAggctttcttttatattcttgtACTTGGCTGGGCGTTTCGGCCCTTCTAATGCtggtctttttctttgttaaccgaaaaatacaaaaataaaataaaataaaattaggtgGTCCTATGTAAAATCACAAATTATAATCCTTGTTTAACATAACCTGACCTTTGTGGTTGCTTGCAATGTAATCAGAGCCATTTGAAATTCATGATTAGAGGTATAATTGGGGTGTGGGCCTATCCCTATAACATAAGTGGATACAGATACACTTACACTTACGCTTGCACAACTCAAATGGATCCCTGCTGTCTGTTGTCTGCCAACTTCAA is a window encoding:
- the LOC8265126 gene encoding derlin-1, which gives rise to MSSPAEYYNSLPPITKAYGTLCLFFTAAYQLGVFDLVHIALIYQLVFSRFQVWRLFTNFFFLGKFSINFGIRLLMIARYGVQLEKGPFDRRTADFLWMVIFGALSMLILSAIPFFWTPFLGTSLVFMLLYVWSREFPNAQISIYGLVTLKAFYLPWTMLALDVIFGSPLMPDLLGIIAGHLYYFLTVLHPLATGKILLKTPRWVHKLVARYRIGAPAPTNNHGQPDRNAPNSTGAFRGRAYRLSD